Proteins encoded in a region of the Anopheles ziemanni chromosome 2, idAnoZiCoDA_A2_x.2, whole genome shotgun sequence genome:
- the LOC131286378 gene encoding trypsin-3-like isoform X2, producing MSFKIVVLLSLLAAVIACAQAQIGPRSRARIVGGLEIDVSETPYQVSLQYFKSHRCGGSVLNSKWVLTAAHCTDSVLVPTALAVRLGSSRHASGGTVLRIANIFQHPKYDPETTDFDFALLELQGELSFSDVVQPVALPEQGEPVEDGTLTTVSGWGNTQSAAESNAVLRAANVPTVNQQECDLAYTAFGGITDHMLCAGYKHGGKDACQGDSGGPLVAEGKLVGVVSWGYGCAKPGYPGVYSRVASVRDWVREKSGV from the exons ATGTCGTTCAAGATCGTAGTTCTGCTATCCCTTCTGGCTGCGGTGATCGCTTGTGCTCAGGCTCAAATTGGTCCGAGAAGTC GCGCTCGTATCGTCGGAGGGCTCGAGATCGACGTTTCCGAAACTCCGTATCAGGTGTCTCTGCAGTACTTCAAGAGTCACCGCTGCGGTGGATCCGTGCTGAACAGCAAGTGGGTCCTGACTGCCGCTCACTGTACCGACAGCGTGTTAGTACCGACCGCCTTGGCCGTGCGCCTCGGATCTTCCAGACACGCTTCCGGTGGAACGGTGTTGCGCATTGCGAATATCTTCCAACATCCGAAATACGATCCAGAGACTACCGATTTCGACTTTGCGCTCCTGGAGCTGCAAGGTGAGCTGTCCTTCAGCGATGTCGTGCAGCCGGTCGCTCTTCCCGAGCAGGGTGAACCCGTTGAGGATGGAACTCTGACGACCGTTTCCGGATGGGGTAACACCCAGAGTGCCGCCGAGTCCAACGCTGTATTGCGAGCTGCCAACGTGCCCACCGTCAACCAGCAGGAGTGTGACCTGGCATACACGGCTTTCGGAGGAATTACCGACCACATGCTGTGTGCCGGATACAAACACGGTGGAAAGGATGCCTGCCAGGGAGATTCCGGTGGCCCGCTGGTTGCAGAGGGCAAGCTGGTCGGAGTCGTGTCCTGGGGATACGGATGTGCCAAACCTGGATACCCTGGCGTATACTCTCGCGTGGCCAGTGTTCGCGATTGGGTACGAGAGAAGAGCGGAGTTTAA
- the LOC131286378 gene encoding trypsin-3-like isoform X1, with amino-acid sequence MSFKIVVLLSLLAAVIACAQAQIGPRSRSVRPLPRYLPRPSYPGRVGARIVGGLEIDVSETPYQVSLQYFKSHRCGGSVLNSKWVLTAAHCTDSVLVPTALAVRLGSSRHASGGTVLRIANIFQHPKYDPETTDFDFALLELQGELSFSDVVQPVALPEQGEPVEDGTLTTVSGWGNTQSAAESNAVLRAANVPTVNQQECDLAYTAFGGITDHMLCAGYKHGGKDACQGDSGGPLVAEGKLVGVVSWGYGCAKPGYPGVYSRVASVRDWVREKSGV; translated from the coding sequence ATGTCGTTCAAGATCGTAGTTCTGCTATCCCTTCTGGCTGCGGTGATCGCTTGTGCTCAGGCTCAAATTGGTCCGAGAAGTCGTTCGGTGCGACCACTACCGAGATACCTGCCTCGCCCGAGCTATCCTGGACGTGTAGGCGCTCGTATCGTCGGAGGGCTCGAGATCGACGTTTCCGAAACTCCGTATCAGGTGTCTCTGCAGTACTTCAAGAGTCACCGCTGCGGTGGATCCGTGCTGAACAGCAAGTGGGTCCTGACTGCCGCTCACTGTACCGACAGCGTGTTAGTACCGACCGCCTTGGCCGTGCGCCTCGGATCTTCCAGACACGCTTCCGGTGGAACGGTGTTGCGCATTGCGAATATCTTCCAACATCCGAAATACGATCCAGAGACTACCGATTTCGACTTTGCGCTCCTGGAGCTGCAAGGTGAGCTGTCCTTCAGCGATGTCGTGCAGCCGGTCGCTCTTCCCGAGCAGGGTGAACCCGTTGAGGATGGAACTCTGACGACCGTTTCCGGATGGGGTAACACCCAGAGTGCCGCCGAGTCCAACGCTGTATTGCGAGCTGCCAACGTGCCCACCGTCAACCAGCAGGAGTGTGACCTGGCATACACGGCTTTCGGAGGAATTACCGACCACATGCTGTGTGCCGGATACAAACACGGTGGAAAGGATGCCTGCCAGGGAGATTCCGGTGGCCCGCTGGTTGCAGAGGGCAAGCTGGTCGGAGTCGTGTCCTGGGGATACGGATGTGCCAAACCTGGATACCCTGGCGTATACTCTCGCGTGGCCAGTGTTCGCGATTGGGTACGAGAGAAGAGCGGAGTTTAA
- the LOC131281137 gene encoding trypsin-3-like: MSFKIVVLLSILAAVIACAQAHASARIVGGFEIDVSETPYQVSLQYVNSHRCGGSVLNNKWILTAAHCTDGISLSALAVRLGSSRHASGGTVVKVANVVQHPNYNSETTDFDFALLELEGELSFSDVVQPVALPEQDEPVEDGTLTIVSGWGNTQSAAESNAVLRAANVPTVNQQECDQAYKSFGGITDSMLCAGYKHGGKDACQGDSGGPLVAEGKLVGVVSWGYGCAKPGYPGVYSRVAVVREWVRENSGV; the protein is encoded by the exons ATGTCGTTCAAGATCGTAGTTCTCCTATCCATCCTGGCTGCGGTGATCGCTTGTGCTCAGGCACATGCTA GTGCCCGTATCGTCGGTGGGTTCGAGATCGACGTGTCCGAGACTCCGTATCAGGTGTCTTTGCAGTATGTCAATAGCCACCGTTGCGGTGGATCCGTGCTGAACAACAAGTGGATCCTGACTGCCGCTCACTGCACGGATGGTATATCCCTTTCCGCCCTGGCCGTGCGCCTCGGATCTTCCAGACACGCTTCCGGTGGAACGGTGGTGAAGGTGGCAAATGTCGTCCAACACCCGAACTACAATTCAGAGACTACCGATTTCGATTTTGCGCTCCTGGAACTGGAGGGTGAGCTATCCTTCAGTGATGTCGTGCAGCCGGTCGCTCTTCCGGAGCAGGATGAACCCGTTGAGGATGGAACTCTGACGATCGTCTCCGGATGGGGTAACACCCAGAGTGCCGCCGAGTCCAACGCTGTACTGCGAGCTGCCAACGTGCCCACCGTCAACCAGCAGGAGTGTGACCAGGCATACAAGTCTTTCGGAGGAATCACCGATAGTATGCTGTGCGCCGGATACAAACACGGTGGAAAGGACGCCTGCCAGGGAGATTCCGGTGGCCCGTTGGTTGCCGAGGGCAAGCTGGTCGGAGTCGTATCCTGGGGATATGGATGTGCCAAGCCTGGATACCCTGGCGTATACTCTCGTGTCGCTGTCGTCCGTGAGTGGGTGCGCGAAAACAGTGGagtttaa
- the LOC131282023 gene encoding trypsin-3-like codes for MSFKIVVLLSILAAVIACAQAHASARIVGGFEIDVSETPYQVSLQYINSHRCGGSVLNNKWILTAAHCTDGISLSALAVRLGSSKHASGGTVVKVANVVQHPNYDSETTDFDFALLELEGELSFSDVVQPVALPEQDEPVEDGTLTIVSGWGNTQSAAESNAVLRAANVPTVNQQECDQAYKSFGGITDSMLCAGYKHGGKDACQGDSGGPLVAEGKLVGVVSWGYGCAKPGYPGVYSRVAVVREWVRENSGV; via the exons ATGTCGTTCAAGATCGTAGTTCTCCTATCCATCCTGGCTGCGGTGATCGCTTGTGCTCAGGCACATGCTA GTGCTCGTATCGTCGGTGGGTTCGAGATCGACGTGTCCGAGACTCCGTATCAGGTGTCTCTGCAGTACATCAATAGCCACCGTTGCGGTGGATCCGTGCTGAACAACAAGTGGATCCTGACTGCGGCTCACTGCACGGATGGTATATCCCTTTCCGCCCTGGCAGTGCGCCTCGGATCTTCCAAGCACGCTTCCGGTGGAACAGTGGTGAAGGTGGCAAATGTCGTCCAACACCCGAACTACGATTCAGAGACTACCGATTTCGATTTTGCGCTCCTGGAACTGGAGGGTGAGCTATCCTTCAGTGATGTCGTGCAGCCGGTCGCTCTTCCGGAGCAGGATGAACCCGTTGAGGATGGAACTCTGACGATCGTCTCCGGATGGGGTAACACCCAGAGTGCCGCCGAGTCCAACGCTGTACTGCGAGCTGCCAACGTGCCCACCGTCAACCAGCAGGAGTGTGACCAGGCATACAAGTCTTTCGGAGGAATCACCGATAGTATGCTGTGCGCCGGATACAAACACGGTGGAAAGGACGCCTGCCAGGGAGATTCCGGTGGCCCGTTGGTTGCCGAGGGCAAGCTGGTCGGAGTCGTATCCTGGGGATATGGATGTGCCAAGCCTGGATACCCTGGCGTATACTCTCGTGTCGCTGTCGTCCGTGAGTGGGTGCGCGAAAACAGTGGagtttaa
- the LOC131281804 gene encoding trypsin-3-like, which translates to MSFKIVVLLSILAAVIACAQAHVRPLPRYLPRPSYPNLGGARIVGGFEIDVSETPYQVSLQYFNSHRCGGSVLNNKWILTAAHCTDGIVLSLLTVRLGSSRHASGGTVVQVSNVVQHPNYDSETTDFDFALLELEGELSFSDVVQPVALPEQDEPVEDGTLTIVSGWGNTQSAAESNAVLRAANVPTVNQQECDQAYKDFGGITDSMLCAGYKHGGKDACQGDSGGPLVAEGKLVGVVSWGYGCAEPGYPGVYSRVAVVREWVRENSGV; encoded by the coding sequence ATGTCGTTCAAGATCGTAGTTCTTCTATCCATCCTGGCTGCGGTGATCGCTTGTGCTCAGGCACATGTGCGGCCACTACCGAGATACCTGCCCCGCCCGAGCTATCCCAACCTTGGAGGTGCCCGTATCGTCGGTGGGTTCGAGATCGACGTGTCCGAGACTCCGTATCAGGTGTCTCTGCAGTACTTCAATAGTCACCGCTGTGGTGGATCTGTGCTGAACAACAAGTGGATCCTGACTGCCGCTCACTGCACGGACGGTATAGTCCTTTCCCTCCTGACCGTGCGCCTCGGATCTTCCAGGCACGCTTCCGGTGGTACGGTGGTGCAGGTGTCAAATGTCGTCCAACACCCGAACTACGATTCAGAGACTACCGATTTCGATTTTGCGCTCCTGGAACTGGAGGGTGAGCTATCCTTCAGTGATGTCGTGCAGCCGGTCGCTCTTCCGGAGCAGGATGAACCCGTTGAGGATGGAACTCTGACGATCGTCTCCGGATGGGGTAACACCCAGAGTGCCGCCGAGTCCAACGCTGTATTGCGAGCTGCCAACGTTCCCACCGTCAACCAGCAGGAGTGTGACCAGGCATACAAGGATTTCGGAGGAATCACCGATAGCATGCTGTGCGCCGGATACAAGCACGGCGGAAAGGATGCCTGCCAAGGTGATTCCGGTGGTCCGTTGGTTGCAGAGGGCAAACTGGTCGGAGTCGTGTCCTGGGGATACGGATGTGCCGAGCCTGGATACCCTGGAGTATATTCCCGTGTCGCTGTCGTCCGTGAGTGGGTGCGCGAAAACAGTGGAGTTTAA